The sequence below is a genomic window from bacterium 336/3.
TGAAGCAGGTGCTTCTGGTGTTCATTTTGAAGACCAACTTTCTTCTGCTAAAAAGTGCGGACACTTAGGAGGAAAAGTGCTTGTACCTACTCAAGAAGCTATTCAAAAGTTGGTTGCTGCTCGTTTGGCAACAGATGTAATGGGTGTACCTACAGTAATTGTTGCTCGTACAGATGCTGATGCTGCAAACCTACTTACAAGTGATATAGATCCAAGAGACTTAGAGTTTGTTACAGGAAAAAGAAGTAATGAAGGATTCTACTATGTGAATTGTGGTGTGGAACAAGCTATTAGTAGAGGTTTAGCATATGCTCCATTTGCCGACTTGATTTGGATGGAAACAAGTCATCCTGATTTGGGTGAAGCAAGAGAGTTTGCTCAAGCTATTCATGCTCAATACCCTGGTAAATTGTTGGCATACAACTGTTCTCCATCTTTCAACTGGGCTTCTAAACTTTCAGAAGAACAAATGCTTACTTTCCGTGAGGATTTGGCAGATTTAGGATATAAATTCCAATTTATTACTTTGGCTGGTTTCCATGCTCTTAATACAAGTATGTTTGAACTTGCAAGCTCTTATAAAGCAAAAGGAATGGCTGGCTATTCTGAATTGCAACAAAAAGAATTTGCATTACAGTCTAAAGGTTTCAAAGCTGTTAAACATCAAGCTTTTGTAGGTGTTGGTTATTTTGATGAAGTTCAAAATGTCATTACATCTGGGGAAGCTTCTACAGTAGCTTTGAAAGGTTCAACAGAAGAAGAACAATTTCATCAATAAAAAAAAACAGATTGCGTTGTTTCCCATAAAAATCCTTGCCTTTGGTGAGGATTTTTGTTTTTAGAATCCCAAAATAGAAAACCATAAAAAAAACTAGACTTTGTATTGTTTTTTGGGTGTTTTTTTAGCATTATTGTATCAGTATTCTGTATTTTAGCAAATCTGTAACCAAATTGAAGAATTATTATACTATACTCGAAATACCCGAGAGTGCTTCGGCGGAGATGATAAAAAATGCGTATAGAAATTTGGCTAAACGTTGGCATCCTGATGTAAACCCTGGCGACGACATTGCTGAAAAAATGTTTATGGAGATAAAAGAGGCATATACAACCCTCTCAAATGCCATTAAACGCAATTATTACGATTATCAGCTAAGAAAAGCAATTTTAGATAAGAAAGTGGAACCAACCACTACTACAAAAGTAGGTTCTTTTCGAAAGAAAGAACAAGAAACAACCACAACTACCAAAAAAACTACTCAGGAGAAGACTGAGAAAAAAGAGAAAGAAAAGGTGTTTCATAGTTCTGAAACCTATAAAAATCGTTTGGATGATTTATTGAAAAAGCATAACGATTTAGTAGAAAAGCAGAAAAAAACAGCTGAAGTCAATAGACAAAAGGAAGAAAAAGAGAAAAGTTTCTATGATACTTTCAGAGAAAATAGAGAAACTGCTTTTAAAGAGCAGAAACTCAAACAGTCTGAAGAAAAAATTCAAGAAAAGGAGAAATCTGAACACGCCACAATGGAAACAGAAGAGAGTGTTGTAAAACCTCAAAAAAATAGAATCAAAGCGATTTTAAGTATTTTGGGATTCCGTTCAGATTAGATTTTTAATATTCAAAATATATTGAGAAACTTGAAAATAATCTATTTTCAAGTTTTTTGGTTTAAAAACAGCATATAATTATGGCAAAAATATTTATTACAGGAGCAACAGGTTTTGTGGGGGAGCAGTTAGCCAAAAAATTAGTAAAACAGGGTAATGAAGTACATTTATTGGCTCGTTCGGTATCGAAGGCTAAAAAAATGTTTCCTGATGAACAATTTAAAATATTTGAAGGAGATTTATTAGAGCCTACTAAAATCCAGAAAGCTATTGAAAACTGCTCAGAAGTGTATCATTTGGCAGCTTATGCCAAAGTTTGGGATAAAGACCCACAGGCTTTTTATAAAATGAATGTAGAAGGAACACTTCATATCTTAGAAAAAGCATTAGAAGCAGGTATTGAAAGAGTGGTGCTTACATCTACGGCTGGAGTTTTGGGACCTGCTGTGAATGGAATAGTAACTGAAAATACTCCCCAAACTGTACCCCACAGCACTGAATATGAAAGAACCAAAGCAATCTCAGAACAAGAATCTCTAAAATATTTGGATAAAGGCTTAGAAATTGTAACCCTCAATCCTACACGCATTTATGGTGGAGGGCAACGTAGCGAAAGTAATGCTGTAACAAAGCTTTTGGAGCGTTATCACCAAGGAAAATGGCGTATTATGCCTGGTGATGGAAAAAGAATTGGCAATTATGTATTTGTAGAGGATGTAGTACAAGGGCATATTTTGGCGATGCAAAAAGGCAGAAATGGCGAAAGATATATTTTGGGTGGGGATAATGTAAGCTATCAAGAGCTTTTTGATATGTTTGGAGAAATTACAGGCAAACATCTTCGTCTGTTCAATTTGCCAATTGGCGTGATGATGACTTTTGCTCGTTTACAGCTTTTTATAGCAAATACTTTTGGCAAAGCACCTTTAATTACCCCCAATTTTGTAAAAAAATACCTTTATGATTGGAAAGTAAGCAGTGAAAAAGCTCAAAAAGAAT
It includes:
- a CDS encoding isocitrate lyase (catalyzes the reversible formation of glyoxylate and succinate from isocitrate; glyoxylate bypass pathway), coding for MTRQEKINQLLQDWATNPRWAGIERPYTAEDVVKLSGSVQIEYTLARLGAEKLWKKLNSEHYVAGLGALTGNQAIQEAQAGLQAIYLSGWQVAADANLAGEMYPDQSLYPADSVPAVVKRINKALLRADQIQHMEGKGDTDYLLPIVADAEAGFGGNLNAFELMKMMIEAGASGVHFEDQLSSAKKCGHLGGKVLVPTQEAIQKLVAARLATDVMGVPTVIVARTDADAANLLTSDIDPRDLEFVTGKRSNEGFYYVNCGVEQAISRGLAYAPFADLIWMETSHPDLGEAREFAQAIHAQYPGKLLAYNCSPSFNWASKLSEEQMLTFREDLADLGYKFQFITLAGFHALNTSMFELASSYKAKGMAGYSELQQKEFALQSKGFKAVKHQAFVGVGYFDEVQNVITSGEASTVALKGSTEEEQFHQ